Proteins found in one Acidobacteriota bacterium genomic segment:
- a CDS encoding winged helix-turn-helix domain-containing protein, with protein MSLDVSSKYLQNNFKADKPDDLSSYEFEDFRLDATHRMLYKNEEVVSLTPKQVETLVALVERCGQIVSKDELMRRLWADATVEESNLSQNLYVLRKTLGRCANGKPLIETFRRRGYRFNGALKNSTEIERLVASGTKTLACTEEKTSVPSENGVETKAVQPIRPHHRLNISQVVSNKKIFAVLLTTIGLAFGVWLGARQLLRNSENHRRSLPTMNLARFTNSGNIVTAAISPDGKYVATVLDINGRQSLWLRQTAAAARGLQLTAPTMVEFWGITFSKDSNFIYYVSWERNQSDAALYRIPAFGGVAEKIPAFSLDTPITFAPDGNRFAYTTAILTATAESYLEVAKADGSEPQTWLKRPKPYFFAVYPGGADWSPDGNHIAYAAGGQADNKELGIFVLDVETQQETALASRGWNHIGRVAWLGDGSGIIFSANERMDEPRQLWFVSYPDGMTRKLTSDLHDYQSVSVTADAKTWAAIQTQENFAILVSAGENLSRPKEIFKEVGAPREKFSWTPDGKIVFASRVGGSWDIFMMDTDGDNKKQLTNDPHDDIFPAVSPDGKHIYFVSNRTGNSNIWRMEIDGSNLTQFTDGANETFPECSPDGNWLVFQRGFGTETPTVWKISTSGGKPQPLQERFAQRPTFSPDGKLLAYVSLEGEIWRVKIVSFASGELIKSFPFPLNIVSRTFRWTRDGQNLAYIRKTDDVLSLWFQPLNGDPPKRQSDFNAQYIAFFDWSPDGTSLALTQSTKTSDVILMRDADQ; from the coding sequence ATGTCTTTAGACGTATCTTCAAAGTATCTTCAAAATAACTTCAAAGCGGATAAACCCGACGATTTATCCAGTTACGAGTTTGAAGATTTTCGTCTCGATGCAACTCATCGGATGCTGTATAAAAATGAAGAGGTCGTTTCGCTGACTCCGAAGCAGGTTGAAACCCTCGTTGCGTTGGTCGAACGCTGTGGTCAAATCGTCAGCAAAGACGAATTGATGAGGCGGCTATGGGCGGATGCGACGGTCGAAGAATCGAATCTTTCGCAAAATCTTTATGTTCTGCGAAAGACGCTCGGTAGATGCGCGAATGGCAAACCGCTAATCGAAACCTTTCGACGGCGCGGTTATCGTTTTAATGGCGCACTAAAAAATTCAACTGAAATTGAACGTCTAGTTGCCTCGGGAACCAAAACACTCGCCTGCACCGAGGAAAAGACGAGCGTGCCAAGCGAAAACGGAGTCGAAACCAAAGCGGTTCAACCGATTCGACCGCATCACAGGCTGAATATTTCCCAGGTGGTCAGCAATAAAAAAATTTTTGCAGTATTGCTGACCACCATTGGTTTAGCCTTCGGCGTGTGGTTAGGCGCGCGACAATTATTGCGAAATTCGGAAAACCATCGTCGTTCGTTGCCAACGATGAACCTCGCGCGATTCACCAATTCGGGCAACATCGTAACCGCTGCCATTTCGCCCGACGGAAAATATGTCGCTACAGTGTTGGATATAAATGGACGGCAAAGTCTTTGGCTGCGACAAACCGCCGCCGCTGCCAGAGGTTTACAATTGACGGCGCCCACAATGGTCGAATTCTGGGGCATTACTTTTTCCAAAGACAGCAATTTTATCTATTACGTTTCGTGGGAAAGGAATCAATCTGATGCCGCACTTTATCGCATTCCCGCCTTCGGCGGGGTGGCGGAAAAAATCCCGGCGTTTTCGCTTGACACACCGATTACCTTCGCCCCTGACGGCAATCGTTTTGCTTATACTACGGCTATTTTAACCGCCACCGCCGAAAGCTATCTGGAGGTTGCCAAGGCGGACGGAAGCGAGCCGCAAACCTGGCTCAAACGTCCCAAGCCCTATTTCTTTGCCGTCTATCCGGGCGGCGCGGATTGGTCGCCTGACGGCAACCATATTGCTTATGCCGCAGGTGGACAAGCGGACAACAAAGAATTAGGAATTTTTGTGCTGGATGTGGAGACTCAACAGGAAACTGCGCTTGCTTCGCGGGGTTGGAATCACATCGGGCGCGTGGCATGGTTGGGCGACGGCAGCGGCATAATATTTTCAGCGAATGAGAGAATGGACGAACCGCGCCAACTTTGGTTTGTTTCTTATCCTGACGGGATGACGCGCAAACTGACGAGTGATTTGCACGATTATCAAAGCGTCAGCGTGACGGCGGACGCGAAAACCTGGGCGGCGATTCAAACTCAGGAAAATTTCGCGATTCTGGTTTCCGCCGGTGAAAATCTTTCCCGACCAAAAGAGATTTTTAAGGAGGTCGGCGCGCCGCGGGAAAAATTTTCATGGACGCCCGATGGCAAAATCGTCTTTGCCTCACGCGTTGGAGGCAGTTGGGATATTTTTATGATGGATACAGATGGCGACAACAAAAAGCAACTGACCAACGATCCGCACGACGATATTTTCCCGGCGGTTTCGCCGGATGGCAAGCACATTTACTTCGTGTCAAACCGCACCGGAAATTCCAATATCTGGCGGATGGAGATTGACGGCAGCAACCTCACACAGTTCACTGACGGCGCAAATGAAACGTTTCCTGAATGTTCTCCCGATGGGAATTGGCTGGTGTTTCAAAGAGGTTTCGGCACCGAAACGCCAACCGTCTGGAAAATTTCGACCAGTGGCGGCAAACCGCAGCCTTTGCAAGAGCGTTTCGCGCAAAGACCGACTTTTTCGCCCGATGGAAAATTGCTTGCTTACGTTAGTTTGGAAGGCGAAATTTGGCGCGTTAAAATAGTTTCGTTTGCAAGTGGCGAATTGATAAAAAGTTTTCCTTTTCCCCTCAACATTGTTTCGCGCACTTTTCGGTGGACTCGCGACGGACAAAATCTGGCTTATATCAGGAAAACAGACGATGTTTTAAGTTTGTGGTTTCAACCTTTAAACGGCGACCCGCCGAAACGGCAGAGCGATTTTAACGCCCAGTACATTGCTTTTTTCGATTGGTCGCCTGACGGAACATCGCTCGCCTTGACGCAATCCACCAAGACGAGCGATGTGATTTTAATGCGCGACGCTGATCAATAA